Part of the Streptomyces antimycoticus genome, TTGCGCAGGTCGCTGGTGACGTTGACGCGCTTGAGCCAGCGGTCCGTGCCGTCGTAGCGGGCCCGGAAGGGGACCCGGCCATGGACCGCCAGGTGGTTGTTGACGCAGAGCACGTCACCCTGCCGCAGGGCGACTTCGCCCAGCGACCGGTCCAGGACCCCGGTTACGGCCTCCAGCGCGGCACGGGCCTGCGGGTCGTCCTCGGGCGTCTCCATGAAGTAGGGGTCGAGCCGCATGTACGGGCCGGAGCGCGAGCCGTACAGCACCGCGACCGGTTCGCGGTCGTTGATCAGCCGCTCGATCGTGGCGAAGCGCTTGGCGGACTCCTCGTGGTCCCCGGCCGAGTTGTTCTTGGGCAGGTGGGACTCGTCGGGGGCGATATGGAAGCGCTTCCGGAACAGCACCTCGACGTGCTCGGGGGCGAGGGCGTCCAGGTCCAGTTCGCCGATGGTGGTGGCGACGTCGTCGGGGTTGCGCAGCGCCGAGAGCAGCAGGTAGTCGCCGCGGTACGGGTGGAAGGCGTCCTCGGTGTGCCAGGTCAGGAGTTCGGAGCTGCCGGTGCCGAGCTGCTCGTGCTCGTGCTTGCGGATCGGGAACACGTCGTGGACGAGCCGCCCGTCCTGCTGCGTGGACCAGCCGAACGGCTCGCCGATGACGGCGCCGTAGAGGAGCAGCAGGATCTCCTCGGGGAATTCCGCGGCGGGCCGGGCCCGGGCCCGCCAGTGCTCCGGGGTCGGGCCGATGCGGCCGGTGTCGATCCGGTGGCCGCGGAGCACACAGTGGCCGTGCTCCTCCTCCAGCGCGAAGGCGCGCAGGAACTTGCGGGTGCGCTCGGGCAGCATCGCCGCGAGGAACGGCAGGTCGAACAGGAGTCGTGGGTCCTCGGGCGAGGCGTACTTCCCGGCCAGTTCGATGCCGAGGTCAGCGGAACGGTGCGCTTCCTGCGGGGTCAGTTCGAGGACGTTGCTGGTGCCGGTTGCCATGGTCGCGGATCCTTTCGGGTGCCCTCGATGGCGAACGGGGCATGCGGGTGCGCGTGCGGGTTCAGGGCTGGGTGACGCTGCGTCAGGTACGGTCGCTGAGGTGTCTGGCGAGCCGCCGGGGCGTGGGACAGTCGAACAGCGTGGCGACGCGCAGCCCGGCGGCCGCGGGCACATCCGTCCGCAACGCGCTCACCAGGCGCATCGCCAGGATCGACTGGCCGCCGTGGGCGAAGAAGTCGTCGTCGGGACCGAGCGCGGGCGCCGCGAGCACGTCGCGGAACCGGTGGAGCACGACATGCAGGGGCTCGTCCACGGTGGACGGTCGGTCCGGCCCCGGCTCGGCGCCGGTCTCGGGCGGCGTACGCACGGGGGCCGCGACCGTCGCCGCCGCCAGCGCCGCCGTGTCCACCTTCCCGCGCGGGTTCTTGGGCAGGTCGGCCGTCCAGTACAGCCGGGTCGGTACGCCCCAGCTGGGGAAGGCCGCGGCGGTCGGCCCCACCACCTCCCTGCGCTGCCCGTCGGTGAGCCGGGCGGCGGTGCCGGGCTCCGGGGCCAGCGCCCGGTCGGCCGGGACCAGGCAGGCGATCAGCGAGGTGGCGTCACCGGGGTCGATCAGGACGACGGCCTGGGCGACCGCGGGCGTGGACTCCAGCGCCCGCTCCACCGCGGTCGCCTCCAGGCGGTGGCCGCGCACCTTCAGCTGGCTGTCGATCCGGCCCAGGAACTCCAGCGCCCCGCCCGGCAGCAGCCGGCCCAGGTCCCCGGTGGCGTAGACCCGCTCTCCGTCCGCATGCGGGTCCGGGCGGAACCGCAGCTCGGTCTGCTCCTCGTCGTGCAGATAGCCGCGCGCCAGCGAGGGACCGGCGATGTGGATCTCCCCGGTCCGGCCGGGCGGCAGCACCCGCCCGTCGGCCCGAACGGAGACGGCCGCGTTGGACAGCGGTGTGCCGATGGGCACTTCGGTGGCGTTCCCGGGCAGTCGACCGGTGTACATGGTGGAGGTCACCGTGCACTCCGTCAGCCCGTACACGTGCACCAGCGCGGCCGGCTGGCGGCGCTGCCAGGCCCGGTAGGTGCCGGGCTCCATCCGCTCGCCGCCCACGAGGACCGCCCGGAGCGCGGCGGGGGTGGTCTCGTCGGCGGCGTCCAGCCAGCGGGCGTACTCGCGCCAGTACTGGGTCGACAGCTCGGCCACGGTCGCCTCGCCCTCCCGCAGCACGCGGTGCAGCTCCGGCGGTTCCAGCGGCAGGGTGTCGGGCCTGCACACCACGGCACCGCCGGTGGCCAGGACGGGGAAGACCTCCTCGATCACCACGTCGAAGCCGAGCGAGGCGATCTGCAGCCAGCGGTCGGCCGGGGTGAGGAGCAGTCGCTCGGCCACCGCGTCGGCGAACCCGGCGAGCGCGCCGCGCTCGACCACGATGCCCTTGGGCCGACCGGTGGACCCGGAGGTGAACAGGGTGTACGCCGGCTGCGTGGGGGCTGCCGGGACGCCGGTGTACGGCGCGGCGGCGGGCCCGGCTTCCATGGTGGCGAGGTCCAGACACGGTGTACCCAGCGGCAGCGGGGGCCCCTGCCGGGTGCTGTCGTGGAGCCAGAGCACGGCGCCCACCCGGGCGACCAGATCCTTCCGGGCCTCCGGCGGCAGACCGGGCTCCAGGACGGTGAAGGCGGCGCCGGTCCTGAGCACGGCGAGCATGGAGAGGACCGCGTCCCGGGGCCGGTCGAGCGACAGACCCACCACGCTCCCGGGGCCGGCGCCCCGTGCGGCAAGCACCGATGCGAGCGCGCCGGCCCGCGCCTCGGCCTGGGCATAGCTCCAGTGGACGGTTCCCTCGATCAGGGCCGGTGCCCCGGACCGGGTGGCGACCTGATGGTCCCACCGGTCGAGGAAGTCCGGCTGCCGCCCGCTCATCGCCCGCCCCGCGCGCCGCGCAGGAAGCCGGAGAGGCGGTCGAGACCGGCGGCGAACTCCTTCTCGGCACCACCGAATCCGAGCCGTACTCCGTGCGGGAGGTCGAAGGCCGTGCCGGGCACCAGGAGTGTTCCGGTCCGGTCGAGCAACTCCAGGCAGAACCGCTCGACATCGACCACGTGCGGCAGCTCCAGTAGCCCGCAGACGCCGCCGTGTGGGCGCTGCCAGGCGACGACGTCCGCGTGCCGGTCGACCCAGCGGTCCATCAACTCCAGGTTGCGCCGGGCCTGTTCGACGCGGGGGCCGATCAGCCGGGGTGCGGCGCGTACCGCATGGAGTGCGATGCGTTCGACGAGAGGCGAGAGGAAGAGCGTCGTGCGATCGCGCAGCGGAAACGTACGCTCGATCAGTTCCGGCGGGGCGATGCACCAGCCGAACCGCAGTCCGGGCAGGCCGTATACCTTCGAGAAGGTTCCGTACGAGACGGTGTGCGGGTACAGCATTTCCGGGTTGGGCAACGGATCGGCGCCATGGGTGATTTCCGCGAAGGCCGCGTCCCAGACGAGCAGGGCGCCCGAATCCGCCACCCGGTCGAGGAATGCGCGGTATCCGGTGCCGGAAAGGCTGAGGCCGGTCGGATTGTGCGGGAAATTCGCCACCACGGCCTTGGTTCCCGGCCCGATCGTGTCGCGCAGTACGGCGTCGGGAAAGGCCCCGTCGGACAGCTCTCCGAGCGGCAGGGTGCGAATCTCGCAGCCGCGCTCCCGCGCGAAGTGGCCGAGCGAGTGGTAGAGCGAATCAGGCAGCACCACCCGGTCGCCCGGCTCCAGAAGGGTCCCCAGGGTGAGCGCGATGGCCTCGCTCGAACCATGAGTGACCATGATGTGTTCGCGGCGCCCCCCGGCGTACCGGTCGGCGATCGCCTGCCGCAGCTCCGGCGAACCCTGCGAGGTGCTGTCGTCCATGACGATGCCGTCGAGCTCGTCGTGGCCGATTCCGGCGATGCTGCGCAGTTCCGCGAAAGAATACGGCTGGACCCCGCTGGAACTGATATCCAGTTCGGCCCTGTCCAGATATCGCCGGTACCACTCTTCCAATATCGGTGGTGCTGGCAGACTGGTCACTGCGCCGTCGTTGCGTACGGGCGACAAATGGACTCCCGGATCGAGAACGGAGATAGCGGGGCAGTGGTTGCGCTTCATCGGAAGCAAACCCGACGCGTACTGCGGTCCGCAAGCACTCCCGGCCCTTGGGGAGTTCACCTTCCATCGGGCGGAAACTTGTTTCGGGCCGGTTACCGCCGGGGCAGGGTGCGGCCATGGAGGCGTCAGCGCTCAGCGTTCCGCACCTCGTTGACCACGCCGTTCGGCACGGCATCGCGGTGGTCCCCGGCTCGGCTGTGGTGGACGAGTCCGGCTGGGACTTCCGCGTCGTGCACTGCCGCGACGAGCACGGCCGGGAGTGGATCCTGCGCTCTCCCCGACGCGCGCAGGTGGTCGCGCCCGCGGCGGCGGAGGACCGGCTGTTGCGACTGCTGCGCGACCGGCTGCCGACCCGGATCCCCGAGTGGCGGGTGCACACCCCGGAGTTCACCGCCTACCCGCGGCTCCCGGGGACGGCGGCGGGGGCGGAGGACCCCCACTCGCTCCGCTACCGGTGGGCGGTCGACCCGCTCGACCCCGCGGCGGAGTACCTGGGCCCACTGGCCGGTGTGCTGGTCTCGTTGCACGCCCTGCCGCCCGCGACGGCCGGCCTGCCGGACACGGCACCGGACCGGCCCCGCGAGCGGGTCGCCCGCCAACTCCATGAGGCGCACGCCGCGTTCGGGCTGTCCCCAGGCCGCCGAGCCCACTGGCTGCGCTGGCTGGAGGACGACTACGGCTGGCCGACCGCGACGGTGCCCGTCCACGGCGACGTGCACCCCGGCCACACCCTGGTCTGCCGCCGACCGGGCGGTGGGGCCCGGCTCGCGGGCCTGCTCGACTGGACCAACGCCCGGGTCGACGACCCCGCCGCGGACTTCGTGGACCTGTACTACGCGGGCGGTCCCGCCGTCCTGGACGCGCTGCTCGCCGCGTACCGGGGACAGGGCGGCACGGTACGGGAGGGAATGCGCGAGCACATCGTGGAACTGGGTGACTTCCTCTGGGTCCGGGTGGCCCTACTGGGCCTGCGCACGAACCGCCCGCATCTGGTGACGACAGCCAGGGCCCGGCTCCGGGAGCTCGGGACGGTGCCCTGACGGACCCGCTGCAGCCGGCCGCTGCGAGTGGTCTGTCGGGTCCTACGGCGCCGAGCACTGCGGATGCCGAGAATTTCGTCCAGCCTGGTGAGAAGCGTGTACAGAGGGTCTTTGCAGGTCAACACCTATGCGGACCCTCTTTTCACGCTCCCGTTTCTGGCGTTGAGGTTGAGCACGCCGCTCACCGACACGTTGACTCGGAGGCTTTCTCCACGTTGCCTGTGGACCTGGACAAGATCACCGCAGGGCTCCCCAAGACTCGGTAGCGCTACCTGCGGGACCGGGACCGCTCGCTGCGGGCGGGCAACTACCCGGAGACCACCCGCCGCAACTACCTCCTCGCCCCCACCCAGCTCGTCCGCTACCTGAACGAGAACGCTGCGCCCGACCTCGAGGTGGAGGACCCGGCCGAGGACCCCACCGAGGTCACCCGCGCCCACAGCGAGGCCTTCCAGGGGTGGATGATCGAGGCCCCGTCGGCGTCGACCGCGCTGAACAAGCACAAGGGACCGCGGCGGTTCTTCAGGTGGCTGATGCAGGACGAGGAGGAGATCGACCGCTCTCCGATGGAACGCGTCCGCCAGCCCAAGACGGCGAAGGAGCTGATCCCGGTGATCCGGGACGACGACACCAACCACGGCAAAGCAGCCGCGAGCCGCGTGCGGTTCGGCCCGAAGGCGGCGCGGCCTGTCCGCCGGGGTGAAAGGTGTGCATGCGCATCGGTGGCGGCATGACTCCGCCCACGAGTGGAAACGTGGCCGACGGTTACTCAGGTGACCTGATGCTGCTGATGGGATGGATCTCCGAGGATATGCCCCGCCACTAAGGCGCCAGCGCGGCCGCCGAACGCCCCCAAGAGGCCCTGTGCTGTTCAGAAATGCGTCGCTGCAGGTTGTAGGCGGTCTGGCGGGATCTGCGGGCTCGTTGGGACCATGTGCAGGTGATCGTCTCACTGGTGTATCAGGTCACGCGGTAGCTTCTGTCGGTTCCAGGGGTGCTGCTGCGTCGGCGGATGGCCTCAGACGCTGAGTTGCTCGTGCTCCGGCATGAGAACGCGGTGTTGCGCAGACAACTTTCGAGTCCGGTGCGGCATGAGTGGGCGGACCGTTTGTGGTTCGCGGCAGTGTCTTCGCTGATACCTCGGCGTCGCTGGGCGCAGGTGTTCCCGGTGACACCGGGGACTTTGCTCGGCTGGCATCGGCGCCTCGTTGAACGCAGGTGGGACTACAGTGCGTGCCGGAGCGAGCCGGGCCGGCCGGCGACAGGGGGTCGTGAAGGGGTTGGCGCTGCGGCTGGCGCGGGAGAACCCGCGCTGGGGCTGCCGCAGGATCCAGGGGGAGCTGGCCCGGCTGGGCCACAGGATCGGTGCGTCCACGGTATGGAAGATCTTGACGGCAGACGGGTTCGACCCGGCTCCCCGCCGCGGCGGGCCTACATGGCGTGAGTTCCTGACATCCCAGGCCGGGGCCATCATCGCCTGCGACTTCCTGCACATCGACCTGGTGGATCTTCGCCGCGTCTAGGCACTGGTCTTCCTCGAACACGGCACACGCCGCCTCCGCATCGCCGGGGTAAGCGTGCATCCGACCGCACAGTGGACGACCAACAGGTCCGCAATCGTGCGCTTGAGGTGGGCGTGCGCCTTGAGTCGTTGCGCTTTGTGATCCGTGACCGGGACGGCGTATATACCGAGTCCTTCGACGCGGTTTTCTAAGCTGAGGGGATCAAAACCCTCAAGACCGACCCACAGTCCCCGCGGCTGAACGGCACGCGGGAGCGCCATCGTCGCCGCACTGTCCGCCCGCTCCGGAACCACGACTTACCAAGGCGGGACCACTCGATGGGCGGAAATCCCATAACCCACGCCCTGACCAGGCCCCCGCCGTCCACCCCGCACGGCAGCGTGCGGTCGCGCGGCAGACGTGTCACCTGCGGCTGGTGGATGCGGTCAGGGGGAGCTTGCGAGCTCTGGCGGCACGTACTCGGAAGTCACAGACGCCTGACCGGCGACGCGTTGTGGCCCCGCCGGGCGGTCGGCTGATCCTGCCGAGGGCAGCGGAAGCGCCAGTCAATCCTGGGACTTACCTCCGAGTGGAGCCACAGCGATCATTCCTGTCAGTCCTTGATCTCGCAGATGACCGCGCCCGAGGTGATGGACGCGCCGACCTCGGCGGTCAGGCCCTTGACGGTGCCCGCGCGGTGGGCGTTGAGGGGCTGTTCCATCTTCATGGCCTCCAGGACGACGATGAGGTCGCCCTCGGCCACGGTGTCGCCCTCGCCCACGGCGACCTTGACGATGGTGCCCTGCATCGGGGAGGCCAGGGCGTCGCCGGAGGCGGCGGAGCCGGACTTCTTGACCGCCTTGCGCTTCGGCTTCTTCGAGCCGCCCGCCGGGGCGGTGGCCACGCCCAGGGAGGCGGGCAGCGAGACCTCCAGCCGCTTGCCGCCGACCTCGACCACGACGGTCTCGCGGGCGGTGGGCTCCTCGTCCTCGTCGGGGCTGACGGGGGCGAAGGGGGCGATGGTGTTGTTGAACTCGGTCTCGATCCAGCGGGTGTGGATCGTGAACGGCTCGCTGGTGAATGCCGGGTCCACCACCACGGCCTGGTGGAACGGGATCGCGGTGGCCATGCCGTCGACCTGGAACTCGGCCAGGGCGCGGGCGGCGCGCTGGAGGGCCTGGGTGCGGGTGGCGCCGGTGACGATCAGCTTGGCCAGCAGTGAGTCCCACGCGGGGCCGATGACGCTGCCGGACTCCACGCCCGCGTCCAGCCGGACACCGGGGCCGGCGGGCGGGACGAAGGAGGTCACGGTGCCGGGGGCGGGCAGGAAGTTGCGGCCCGGGTCCTCGCCGTTGATCCGGAACTCGAACGAGTGCCCTCGCATCGGCGGATCGTCGTACCCCAGCTTCTCCCCGTCCGCGATGCGGAACATCTCCCGCACCAGGTCGATGCCGGTGACCTCCTCGGTGACCGGGTGCTCCACCTGCAGCCGGGTGTTGACCTCCAGGAACGAGATCGTGCCGTCCTTACCGACCAGGAACTCCACCGTCCCCGCCCCTACATAGCCGGCTTCCTTGAGGATGGCCTTGGAGGCGGCGTAGAGCTGGTCGTTCTGCTCCTCAGTCAGGAACGGGGCCGGGGCCTCTTCGACGAGTTTTTGGTGGCGGCGCTGGAGGGAGCAGTCACGGGTGGAGACGACCACCACGTTGCCGTGGGTGTCGGCCAGGCACTGGGTCTCCACATGGCGGGGCTTGTCGAGGTAGCGCTCGACGAAGCATTCGCCGCGGCCGAAGGCGGCCACGGCCTCGCGGACGGCGGAGTCGTAGAGCTCGGGGACCTCTTCCATGGTGCGGGCGACCTTCAGGCCGCGGCCGCCGCCGCCGAAGGCGGCTTTGATGGCGATGGGCAGGCCGTGCTGTTCGGCGAAGGCCACGACCTCGTCCGCGCCGGAGACCGGGTCGGGGGTGCCGGCGACCAGGGGTGCGCCGGCGCGCTGGGCGATGTGGCGGGCGGCGACCTTGTCGCCCAGGTCGCGGATGGCGTGCGGCGGGGGGCCGATCCAGGTCAGGCCCGCGTCGAGGACGGCTTGGGCGAATTCGGCGTTCTCGGAGAGGAATCCGTAGCCGGGGTGGACGGCGTCGGCGCCGGATTCGGCGGCCGCGGCCAGGACCTTGGCCTGGTCGAGATAGCTGGCCGCCGGGGTGTCACCGCCCAGCGCATAGGCTTCATCGGCCGCGCGCACATGACATGCGTCCCGGTCCGGATCGGCGTAGACGGCTACGCTCGCGATCCCGGCATCCCGGCAGGCACGGGCAACACGGACAGCGATCTCGCCACGGTTGGCGATGAGCACCTTCGTCAGCATGTCGGCTCCAGGGTCTGGTTCGGGGCGGCGTCGAGCTGGTCGATGGTTTCGAGCGTCAGGTGGCCGCCTGAAAGTACGGAGAGACCCGGGAGTGCCGCAGCCTCGGCGAAGACGATGGCGACGATCTGTTCCGGGGCCTGGTGCGGGCCGGTGTGGATGACCTTGTAAGCGGTGTCGCGCAGGCCCCGGGCGATGACGTCGGCGCCACGGTCGTGGCCGTCAAGCCCGGGCCCGGCGATACGGGTGCCTGGCACCGGCGCGGCACCGGCGCGAGCTGTCCGCTGTCGCGGAGTCTTCATGGTCTCTCCGTTCGAATGGTCAGCGGGGCGGGAGGGCCCCACCGGCTCCCGGGCCAGGGAGTTCGCGGTGCTTGTGCGACGACGTCGCGGCTGCGGGCCCCGTGGGTTCCTCAGCGTGGCCAGTAGGAGCTGCGCCACGCTGCCGGGCCCGGCTGGGGCGGGGCGCTGCACGAGATGTCGCGGGTTTTGACCGTCCATTCGTCCAGTCGCTGCGGCGTCGCAGGGACGGCTGAGGCCGCTGCGGCGCGGGCTTGGATCACCGCGAGCGCGGCGGCCAGCTCTTCGTGAGTGGGGTTGCCGCGTACGACCGTGAACGTCATTGGCCGCCCTTTCCGAAGTCCGTGAGGTCAGTGAGGCCAGTGGGGTCAGAGGGGGATGTTGCCGTGCTTCTTGGGGGGCAGCGCTTCGCGCTTGTTCCGCAGGGTCCTCAGTCCGCGGACGATGTGGCGGCGGGTCTCGGAGGGCATGATCACCGCGTCGACGTAGCCTCGCTCGGCCGCGATATACGGATTCAGCAGGGTGTCCTCGTAGTCCGCGATCAGCTCGGCGCGGGTGGTCTCCGGGTCGTCGGAGGCGGCGATGGTGCGCCGGTGGAGGATGTTGACCGCGCCCTGGGCGCCCATGACCGCGATCTGCGCGGTGGGCCAGGCCAGGTTGAGGTCGGCGCCCAGATGCTTGGAGCCCATGACGTCGTACGCGCCGCCGAACGCCTTGCGGGTGATGACCGTGATCAGCGGGACGGTGGCCTCCGCGTAGGCGAAGATCAGCTTGGCGCCGCGCCGGATGATGCCGTTGTACTCCTGGTCGGTGCCGGGCAGGAAGCCGGGCACGTCCACGAAGGTCAGCACGGGCACGTTGAACGCGTCGCAGGTGCGCACGAAGCGTGCGGCCTTCTCGGAGGCGTCGATGTCCAGACAGCCGGCGAGCTGCATCGGCTGGTTGGCCACGATGCCCACCGGGTGGCCCTCGACCCGGCCGAAGCCGGTGATGATGTTGGGTGCGAAGAGCGCCTGGGTCTCCAGGAACTCGTTGTCGTCCAGGACGTGCTCGATGGCCTTGTGCACGTCGTACGGCTGGTTCGCCGAGTCCGGGATGAGGGTGTCCATCTCCCGGTCCTCCTCCGAGACCTCCAGATCGGCCTCGTCGGCGAAGGCCGGGGGCTCGGAGAGGTTGTTGGAGGGGAGGTAGGCCAGCAGGGCCTTGACGTACTCGATGCCGTCCTTCTCGTCGCCGGCCATGTAGTGCGCGACACCGGAGGTGGTGTTGTGGGTCCGGGCGCCGCCCAGCGCCTCGAAGCCGACGTCCTCACCTGTGACCGTCTTGATCACATCGGGGCCGGTGATGAACATGTGCGAGGTCTGGTCGACCATCACCGTGAAGTCAGTGATCGCCGGGGAGTAGACCGCCCCGCCCGCGCACGGGCCCACGACCAGGCTGATCTGCGGGATCACTCCGGAGGCATGGGTGTTGCGGCGGAAGATCTCGCCGTACATGCCGAGCGAGACCACGCCCTCCTGGATGCGGGCGCCGCCGGAGTCGTTGATGCCGATGACCGGGCAGCCGGTCTTCAGCGCGAAGTCCATGACCTTGACGATCTTCTCGCCGAACACCTCCCCGAGCGCCCCGCCGAAGACCGTGAAGTCCTGGGAGAAGACGGCCACCGGGCGGCCGTCGACCGTGCCGTAGCCGGTGACGACCCCGTCGCCGTAGGGGCGGTTCTGCTCGATGCCGAAGTTGGTCGAACGGTGCCGGGCGAACTCGTCGAGCTCGGTGAAGGACCCCTCGTCCAGGAGGAGGTCGATGCGCTCGCGCGCGGTCAGCTTGCCCTTGGCGTGCTGCTTCTCCACCGCGCGCGCGGACCCCGCATGGGTCGCCTCTTCGATACGGCGCTGCAGATCCGCGAGCTTCCCCGCGGTCGTGTGAATATCGATGTCGGCCGGCTGCGCGGGCTCGGTGCTCACTGCTTGGCTCCCTTCTGAGCGTTGGCGCTGGTGGCGTACCAGGTGGTGAGCGAGAGCCCGGTTGCCGAGGCAGCTGTGAATGAGTTTTCGAGCGGGAACGGCACTGCCAGCCGCACCGGGGAACCCGGAATGAGGGTGTCCGGTGGGTGAGGCGGGGCCGTCAGACCGGCGCCTGCGGGCACCGTTACGTCATTGCGTCTCAGCGTTCTCGGCAGGAACGAATCGGTCGGAATTGGGGGGCGGCGTGGTAGGCGGCAGCCAGGAGGGATCATTGGAGGTACTCCAGAGGTGATGGGCAATGGCCTGTGAGGCCGAACTCAAGGTCAGAAGGTGTCGTGGGGGGACGTACACACCCCAGACGTCGCTGGAGCGAGTGGGCGTGCTGCCTCGACCTTCATCGCCACGGAGGCTGTGGAGGCTCGCAGAGGCGGAAGAGGAGTGCCTGAGGGCCGGACTCGATGCCTTCCGTCAGACACACCGGGGCCCCGACCCGCACGGTGAGCGGCGGCACGCCGATGACCCTGGAGCACAGCCAGAATCCCTCGTTCATGTTGATGGTGGCGAGTGCGCACTGTCTCCCGGGGCTCCGGCCCATGGCCAGGACATGACGGATGACCCCGGTGCCGCAACTGAGCTCCCAGGCGAGATCGGTGGAGGCGCAGACGGGACACAACAGACGGCGGAAGACTGCGGTCCGACACCAGCGGCAGCGCTGGAAGTACAGCTCTCCACCCCCCACTCCACCCAGCGGCACCTGTGTGGGGCAGTCCGCCTCCGGGAGTGGGCTCGCGCTTGGATCGACCTCCCGTTCGACGAGGGCGCTATCGGTGGTTTCGATCGTTGTATGGAGCACGGTGTCCTCCTCCGTCCCCGTCCCGCAATGACCCGCGACGGGAGGCGAGGGCTCACCGATCACGGCTGTAGCACGTCGGCACCGCTGTGGCGGCGTGTTTCACAAAGTATGGGACTCAGTCCCGAAAGTAAAGTACTCAGTCCCAATGACTCCGTGTGATAGGAGCCTCACCGCGTCACTCGGCGCCCGATGCTCGCAATGCGGTGTTCGATCCCATCGAGATGAGGCAACTGGCGTCTGCGCGGTGAGACGGGGAAGGATGAGCGGTCATGAGCAAGCCACCTGCACGGATCCGACTGGCAGACGCCGCATTCGCGCTCTTCGACGAGCGCGGATACGAGCAGACGACCGTCGACGACATCGCCGAGCGAGCTGGGCTCGGGCGCACGACGTTCTTCCGGAACTACCGATCCAAGGAAGACGTCATCTTCCCGGACCACGACCGGCTCCTGGAGTTGATCAGAGATCGGCTGGCGACCTCGAGCCACAGCACCGCTCTGGTCGCCGTGTCAGACGCGGTTCGACTCGTACTGCTGCACTACGTGGAGGAGGGCGACCTGGCGAGGCGGCGATATGC contains:
- a CDS encoding acyl-CoA carboxylase subunit beta; this translates as MSTEPAQPADIDIHTTAGKLADLQRRIEEATHAGSARAVEKQHAKGKLTARERIDLLLDEGSFTELDEFARHRSTNFGIEQNRPYGDGVVTGYGTVDGRPVAVFSQDFTVFGGALGEVFGEKIVKVMDFALKTGCPVIGINDSGGARIQEGVVSLGMYGEIFRRNTHASGVIPQISLVVGPCAGGAVYSPAITDFTVMVDQTSHMFITGPDVIKTVTGEDVGFEALGGARTHNTTSGVAHYMAGDEKDGIEYVKALLAYLPSNNLSEPPAFADEADLEVSEEDREMDTLIPDSANQPYDVHKAIEHVLDDNEFLETQALFAPNIITGFGRVEGHPVGIVANQPMQLAGCLDIDASEKAARFVRTCDAFNVPVLTFVDVPGFLPGTDQEYNGIIRRGAKLIFAYAEATVPLITVITRKAFGGAYDVMGSKHLGADLNLAWPTAQIAVMGAQGAVNILHRRTIAASDDPETTRAELIADYEDTLLNPYIAAERGYVDAVIMPSETRRHIVRGLRTLRNKREALPPKKHGNIPL
- a CDS encoding Zn-ribbon domain-containing OB-fold protein; its protein translation is MIGEPSPPVAGHCGTGTEEDTVLHTTIETTDSALVEREVDPSASPLPEADCPTQVPLGGVGGGELYFQRCRWCRTAVFRRLLCPVCASTDLAWELSCGTGVIRHVLAMGRSPGRQCALATINMNEGFWLCSRVIGVPPLTVRVGAPVCLTEGIESGPQALLFRLCEPPQPPWR